One Dioscorea cayenensis subsp. rotundata cultivar TDr96_F1 chromosome 15, TDr96_F1_v2_PseudoChromosome.rev07_lg8_w22 25.fasta, whole genome shotgun sequence genomic region harbors:
- the LOC120278025 gene encoding internal alternative NAD(P)H-ubiquinone oxidoreductase A1, mitochondrial-like, translating into MANLIDSDAEVDDGRLPGLEPTKPGEKPRVVVLGSGWAACRFLKGLDTKIYDVVCISPRNHMVFTPLLASTCVGTLEFRSVAEPVSRIQPALSGAPNSYFYLASCMGVDTDKYEVYCEATPNAGLPSDPYLFKVAYDKLVIAAGADPLTFNIKGVREHALFLREVNHAQEIRKKLLLNLMLSENPGILEEERKRLLHCVVIGGGPTGVEFSGELSDFIMRDVRQRYSHAKDYIRVTLIEANEILSSFEVGLRQYATNHLTRSGVHLVQGVVKEVLPDKILLSDGTDIPYGLLVWSTGVGPSQFVKSLDLPKAPGGRIGIDEWLRVPSVEDVFALGDCAGFLEQTGKQVLPALAQVAERQGKYLAELFRKIGKENGGKAGCAADIPLGDPFIYRHLGSMASVGRYKALVDLRQNKDAKGLSMAGFLSWFIWRSAYLTRVVSWRNRFYVAVNWATTFVFGRDNSRIG; encoded by the exons ATGGCTAATCTTATTGATTCGGACGCCGAGGTTGATGATGGTAGGCTGCCGGGACTTGAACCAACGAAACCTGGGGAGAAGCCACGAGTCGTCGTTCTGGGTTCTGGTTGGGCTGCCTGCAGGTTTCTTAAAGGGCTAGACACAAAAATCTATGATGTTGTCTGCATATCTCCAAGGAACCATATGGTCTTTACTCCTCTGCTTGCTTCTACATGCGTCGGGACCTTAGAATTTCGATCAGTTGCGGAGCCAGTTAGTAGAATTCAGCCAGCTCTGTCCGGAGCCCCTAATTCATACTTCTACTTGGCTTCTTGCATGGGCGTTGATACAGACAAGTACGAA GTGTATTGTGAGGCTACTCCCAATGCTGGCCTTCCTAGTGATCCATACCTCTTTAAAGTTGCCTATGACAAGCTGGTCATTGCAGCTGGTGCCGATCCTTTGACATTCAACATTAAAGGAGTGAGGGAGCATGCACTTTTCCTCCGTGAAGTCAATCACGCACAAGAAATCCGAAAGAAGCTTCTGTTGAACTTGATGCTTTCTGAAAATCCGG GCATATTGGAAGAAGAGAGGAAGCGCCTCCTGCACTGTGTTGTGATTGGCGGTGGCCCGACTGGAGTTGAGTTCAGTGGTGAACTGAGTGATTTTATCATGAGAGATGTTCGCCAAAGGTACTCTCATGCAAAGGATTACATCCGGGTCACCCTCATAGAG GCCAATGAAatattatcatcatttgaggTGGGGTTAAGGCAATATGCAACTAATCACTTGACCAGG TCTGGAGTTCACCTTGTGCAAGGTGTTGTGAAGGAGGTGCTTCCTGATAAAATTCTGTTGAGTGATGGAACTGACATTCCTTATGGCCTGCTAGTCTGGTCTACAGGTGTTGGACCATCTCAATTTGTGAAATCTCTTGATCTGCCTAAAGCTCCTGGTGGAAG GATTGGTATCGATGAGTGGTTGCGTGTTCCATCTGTGGAAGATGTGTTTGCACTCGGGGACTGTGCAGGTTTTCTTGAGCAGACAGGGAAGCAAGTCCTTCCTGCATTGGCTCAG GTGGCGGAAAGGCAAGGCAAGTATCTGGCAGAGTTATTCAGGAAGATTGGAAAGGAGAATGGAGGAAAAGCAGGCTGTGCGGCAGACATACCCCTCGGGGATCCCTTCATCTACAGGCACCTCGGAAGCATGGCTTCTGTTGGGCGTTACAAGGCATTGGTTGATCTAAGGCAGAACAAG GATGCGAAAGGGCTGTCCATGGCTGGGTTTCTTAGTTGGTTCATCTGGCGCTCAGCTTATCTTACCCGCGTTGTGAGCTGGAGGAACAGATTCTACGTGGCAGTGAACTGGGCCACCACCTTCGTATTCGGCCGGGATAACTCCAGGATTGGTTGA